Proteins from a genomic interval of Streptococcus sp. D7B5:
- a CDS encoding Tex family protein, which translates to MDKKYEKISQDLGVTLKQIDTVLSLTAEGATIPFIARYRKDMTGSLDEVAIKAIIDLDKSLTNLNDRKEAVLAKIQEQGKLTKELEAAILAAEKLADVEELYLPYKEKRRTKATIAREAGLFPLARLILQDVADLEKEAEKFVCEGFATGQEALAGAVDILVEALSEDVNLRAMTYQEVLRHSKITSQVKGENLDEKQVFQIYYDFSETVGNMQGYRTLALNRGEKLGILKVGFEHATDRILSFFGARFKVKNAYIDEVVQQSVKKKVLPAIERRIRTELTEKAEEGAIQLFSDNLRNLLLVAPLKGRVVLGFDPAFRTGAKLAVVDATGKMLTTQVIYPVKPASDRQIEEAKRDLADLIGQYGVEIIAIGNGTASRESEAFVAEVLKDFPEVSYVIVNESGASVYSASELARQEFPDLTVEKRSAISIARRLQDPLAELVKIDPKSIGVGQYQHDVSQKKLSESLDFVVDTVVNQVGVNVNTASPALLSHVAGLNKTISENIVKYREEEGKITSRSQIKKVPRLGAKAFEQAAGFLRIPESSNILDNTGVHPENYAAVKELFKRLDIKELNEEAQNKLKSLSVKEMAQELDLGPETLKDIIADLLKPGRDFRDSFDAPVLRQDVLDIKDLKVGQKLEGVVRNVVDFGAFVDIGIHEDGLIHISHMSRKFIKHPSQVVSVGDLVTVWVKKIDTEREKVNLSLLAPNETD; encoded by the coding sequence ATGGATAAAAAATATGAAAAAATCTCCCAAGATTTGGGTGTAACCTTAAAGCAAATCGATACCGTTCTAAGTTTGACCGCTGAAGGAGCGACAATTCCCTTTATCGCCCGTTATCGCAAGGACATGACTGGTAGTCTGGATGAGGTAGCGATTAAGGCCATTATTGATCTGGATAAAAGTCTGACAAATCTCAACGATCGTAAAGAAGCTGTCTTAGCTAAGATTCAAGAACAAGGCAAACTAACCAAGGAATTGGAAGCAGCTATTTTGGCAGCTGAAAAATTAGCAGACGTAGAAGAACTCTACCTTCCTTATAAGGAGAAACGTCGTACCAAGGCAACCATTGCCCGTGAAGCTGGACTCTTTCCTCTTGCTCGCTTGATTTTGCAGGATGTAGCTGACTTGGAGAAAGAAGCTGAGAAGTTTGTCTGTGAAGGATTTGCGACTGGTCAAGAAGCCTTGGCTGGTGCGGTTGATATCTTGGTCGAAGCCTTATCCGAAGATGTCAATCTACGTGCTATGACCTATCAGGAAGTGTTGAGACACTCTAAAATCACTTCGCAAGTCAAGGGTGAAAATCTCGATGAAAAACAAGTTTTTCAGATTTATTATGATTTTTCAGAGACAGTTGGCAACATGCAGGGCTATCGTACCTTGGCTCTCAACCGTGGGGAAAAATTAGGTATTTTGAAGGTTGGCTTTGAACATGCGACGGACCGTATCTTATCTTTCTTTGGTGCTCGTTTTAAAGTCAAAAATGCCTATATAGATGAAGTTGTCCAACAGTCAGTTAAGAAAAAGGTATTGCCTGCTATTGAGCGACGCATTCGGACAGAGTTGACTGAGAAAGCGGAAGAAGGGGCTATCCAACTCTTTTCTGACAATCTGCGCAATCTCCTCTTGGTTGCTCCGCTGAAAGGGCGCGTGGTTCTAGGATTTGACCCAGCCTTTCGTACAGGTGCCAAGCTAGCTGTCGTTGATGCAACAGGGAAAATGCTGACGACTCAAGTCATTTATCCAGTAAAACCAGCCTCCGATCGTCAAATCGAAGAAGCCAAGCGAGACTTAGCCGACTTGATCGGTCAGTATGGCGTGGAAATTATTGCCATCGGAAATGGAACGGCCAGTCGTGAAAGTGAAGCCTTTGTGGCGGAAGTTCTGAAAGATTTTCCAGAAGTCAGCTATGTTATCGTCAATGAAAGTGGCGCTTCTGTCTATTCTGCTAGTGAACTAGCTCGTCAGGAGTTTCCAGACTTGACCGTTGAAAAACGCTCTGCTATCTCGATCGCTCGACGTTTGCAAGATCCCCTTGCTGAATTGGTCAAAATTGATCCCAAGTCAATCGGTGTCGGTCAATACCAGCACGATGTCAGTCAGAAGAAACTGTCTGAGAGTCTGGACTTTGTCGTAGATACGGTGGTTAACCAAGTCGGTGTCAATGTCAATACAGCCAGCCCAGCTCTTCTTTCCCACGTAGCTGGACTCAATAAAACCATTTCTGAAAATATCGTCAAATACCGTGAGGAAGAAGGAAAAATCACTTCACGTTCTCAAATCAAGAAGGTTCCTCGTCTAGGTGCCAAAGCCTTTGAGCAAGCTGCAGGTTTCCTCCGTATTCCTGAAAGTAGCAATATCCTTGATAATACAGGAGTTCATCCAGAGAACTATGCTGCGGTTAAGGAGCTTTTCAAACGCTTGGATATCAAGGAGTTGAATGAAGAAGCACAAAATAAGCTTAAGTCCCTTTCAGTTAAGGAGATGGCGCAAGAACTAGATCTTGGCCCAGAAACCCTTAAAGATATTATTGCCGACCTTCTCAAACCAGGTCGAGATTTCCGTGATTCTTTTGATGCACCTGTACTCCGTCAAGATGTCTTGGATATCAAGGATTTAAAAGTCGGCCAGAAACTGGAAGGTGTGGTGCGGAATGTCGTTGACTTCGGTGCCTTCGTTGATATCGGGATTCACGAGGACGGCTTGATTCATATTTCCCATATGAGTCGTAAATTTATCAAACATCCCAGCCAAGTGGTGTCAGTTGGAGATTTGGTAACGGTTTGGGTTAAAAAAATCGATACTGAACGTGAAAAAGTTAATCTGTCGCTCTTAGCTCCAAATGAAACTGACTGA
- a CDS encoding SPJ_0845 family protein produces MAVKFTKTDDLDKMFEEFAKLPDLTQVTFPDDKDKKEKVEKKK; encoded by the coding sequence ATGGCTGTTAAATTTACAAAAACGGATGACTTGGACAAGATGTTTGAAGAATTCGCAAAACTTCCTGACTTAACACAAGTCACTTTTCCAGATGACAAAGATAAAAAAGAAAAAGTTGAGAAGAAAAAATAG
- a CDS encoding permease produces the protein MTIFQSLPPSVLQAGAIFLSIMIEALPFVLIGSLISGLIEVYITPDKVYEFLPRNRWGRIFFGTFIGFLFPSCECGIVPIINRFLEKKVPSYTAVPFLVTAPIINPIVLFATYSAFGNSIKLAFLRALGAIVIALILGIFLGFFWKEPIQKENPIACHEHDFSHLGPARKVFQIFIQAIDEFFDMGRYLVFGCLFAAIVQVYVPTRILTSISASPVLAILLLMFLAFLLSLCSEADAFIGASLLSSFGLAPVLAFLIIGPMLDIKNLLMMKHYLKVRFIWQFMGIVTVLVLLYSYMFGVLL, from the coding sequence ATGACGATTTTCCAATCTCTTCCTCCTAGTGTATTACAAGCGGGAGCTATTTTTCTCTCCATCATGATTGAAGCCCTTCCTTTTGTCTTGATTGGGAGTCTCATTTCGGGATTGATTGAGGTCTATATCACACCTGATAAAGTTTATGAGTTTCTCCCTCGCAATCGTTGGGGGAGGATCTTTTTTGGTACCTTCATTGGCTTTCTCTTTCCTTCTTGCGAATGTGGTATCGTTCCGATTATCAATCGTTTTCTGGAAAAGAAAGTGCCCAGCTACACAGCGGTTCCTTTTCTGGTGACTGCTCCCATCATCAATCCTATCGTTCTTTTCGCCACATATTCTGCCTTTGGCAATTCAATAAAACTTGCCTTCTTGCGAGCTCTGGGAGCTATTGTGATTGCTTTGATTCTGGGGATTTTCCTAGGATTTTTCTGGAAGGAACCCATTCAAAAAGAGAATCCTATCGCTTGCCATGAACATGACTTTTCACACTTGGGTCCCGCTAGAAAAGTGTTTCAGATCTTTATACAAGCTATTGATGAGTTTTTCGATATGGGGCGTTACTTGGTCTTTGGCTGTCTCTTTGCGGCTATCGTGCAGGTCTATGTCCCGACTCGGATCTTGACCTCTATCAGTGCAAGTCCAGTCCTTGCGATTCTCTTGCTCATGTTTCTAGCCTTTCTCCTCTCTCTTTGTAGCGAGGCGGACGCCTTTATCGGAGCTTCTCTCCTCTCGAGCTTCGGCCTAGCGCCAGTCCTTGCCTTTCTGATCATAGGCCCCATGCTTGATATCAAAAATCTCCTCATGATGAAACACTATCTCAAAGTGCGCTTCATCTGGCAATTTATGGGTATTGTGACAGTGCTTGTCTTGCTTTATTCTTACATGTTTGGAGTGTTGCTATGA
- a CDS encoding TIGR03943 family protein: MMRFFILLGYFALTLYLQLSGKLSHYINLHYSYLVYISMLLSLLLALVQFYIWIKKINSRSHLESRRARRISLLLLSLPLLIGVAFPTVSLDSRTVSAKGYHFPLAEGIDTAIQASEGTSSQYLKPDTSTYFSKSAYEKEMRSTADKYLTQPTIQITDENYMEVMEVLYDYPQEFEGKKIEFTGFVYNDPSHPDSQFLFRFGIIHCIADSGVYGLLTKGNSRQYPDNTWITASGTLTLHYHKELKQKLPTLEVESFTKVDKPENPYVYRVFQ; encoded by the coding sequence ATGATGCGATTTTTCATTTTACTGGGTTATTTTGCCCTAACTCTGTATCTGCAGCTTTCTGGCAAGCTCAGTCACTACATTAACCTCCACTATTCCTATCTAGTCTATATTTCCATGCTCCTTTCTCTTCTATTGGCTCTGGTCCAATTCTATATCTGGATCAAGAAAATCAACTCTCGCAGCCATTTAGAAAGTCGTCGAGCTAGACGAATCAGCCTCCTGTTACTGTCACTACCTCTGTTGATTGGGGTTGCCTTTCCGACAGTAAGTTTGGACTCGAGAACCGTGTCTGCTAAGGGATACCATTTCCCACTTGCTGAGGGAATCGATACTGCTATTCAGGCAAGCGAAGGAACATCCAGTCAATACCTCAAACCCGATACCAGCACCTATTTTTCCAAATCTGCTTATGAAAAGGAAATGAGGTCTACAGCTGACAAATACCTCACCCAACCAACCATTCAAATCACTGATGAAAACTATATGGAGGTCATGGAAGTTCTCTATGACTACCCTCAAGAGTTTGAAGGAAAGAAAATCGAATTTACAGGCTTTGTCTATAACGATCCTAGCCATCCAGATAGCCAGTTCCTCTTTCGCTTTGGAATCATCCACTGTATCGCCGATTCTGGTGTATATGGACTCTTGACAAAGGGGAACTCACGCCAGTATCCTGACAATACTTGGATCACCGCTAGCGGAACCCTGACTCTCCACTACCATAAAGAGCTCAAACAAAAACTCCCAACACTAGAGGTTGAGAGTTTCACAAAAGTAGACAAACCAGAAAATCCTTATGTCTATCGCGTGTTTCAATAA
- a CDS encoding bifunctional riboflavin kinase/FAD synthetase, translated as MITTVPIKNEKDIAVPGNTVLVLGYFDGIHKGHQKLFEVASKASMKDYLPVVVMTFTESPKLALQPYQPELMLHIVNHEEREHKMKWHGVEALFLLDFSSKFASLTGQEFFDTYVRALKPAIIVAGFDYTFGSDKKTADDLKDYFDGEIIIVPPVEDEKGKISSTRIRQAILDGDVKEVKHLLGTPLPSRGMVVHGNARGRTIGYPTANLVLRDRTYMPADGVYVVDIEVQRQRYRGMASVGKNVTFDGEEPRFEVNIFDFSDDIYGETVMVYWLDRVRDMVKFDSIEELVDQLQKDEEIARNWKDGE; from the coding sequence ATGATTACAACAGTACCTATTAAGAACGAAAAAGATATTGCAGTACCAGGTAATACAGTCCTTGTACTAGGTTATTTTGATGGCATCCACAAGGGGCATCAGAAACTCTTTGAAGTGGCCAGTAAGGCTTCAATGAAGGACTATCTGCCAGTTGTCGTGATGACCTTTACAGAGTCGCCAAAACTTGCCTTACAACCTTACCAACCTGAACTCATGCTTCACATCGTCAATCATGAGGAACGAGAGCACAAGATGAAGTGGCACGGAGTAGAGGCTCTTTTCCTACTTGACTTTAGTAGCAAATTTGCTAGTCTAACGGGTCAAGAATTCTTTGATACCTATGTTCGAGCTTTAAAACCAGCGATTATTGTAGCAGGATTTGACTATACCTTTGGCTCAGATAAGAAAACTGCGGATGACCTGAAGGACTATTTTGATGGAGAGATCATCATTGTTCCTCCAGTTGAGGATGAAAAGGGCAAGATTAGTTCTACACGGATTCGTCAGGCAATTCTTGATGGAGATGTAAAGGAAGTCAAGCATCTGCTCGGCACTCCGCTCCCATCTCGTGGAATGGTCGTTCATGGAAATGCTCGTGGGCGGACTATTGGTTATCCAACAGCCAATCTGGTCCTAAGAGACCGAACTTACATGCCAGCGGACGGTGTTTACGTAGTCGATATCGAAGTGCAACGTCAGAGATATCGTGGCATGGCAAGTGTTGGGAAAAATGTTACTTTCGATGGAGAAGAACCACGTTTTGAAGTCAATATTTTCGACTTTTCAGACGATATTTACGGTGAGACAGTCATGGTCTACTGGCTGGACCGTGTTCGCGATATGGTCAAATTTGACTCCATAGAAGAACTCGTAGACCAACTCCAGAAAGACGAAGAGATTGCTCGGAACTGGAAGGATGGAGAGTAG
- the smc gene encoding chromosome segregation protein SMC, with translation MYLKEIEIQGFKSFADKTKVVFDQGVTAVVGPNGSGKSNITESLRWALGESSVKSLRGGKMPDVIFAGTESRKPLNYASVIVTLDNEDGFIKDAGQVIKVERHIYRSGDSEYRIDGKKVRLRDVHDLFLDTGLGRDSFSIISQGKVEEIFNSKPEERRAIFEEAAGVLKYKTRRKETESKLQQTQDNLDRLEDIIFELDNQIKPLAKQAENARKFLNLDGQRKAIYLDVLVAQIKENKAELELTEEELTQVQELLTSYYQKREELEWENQTLKKKRQDLQAEMAKDQGSLMDLTSLISDLERKLALSKLESEQVALNQQEAQARLTTLEDKRQALSKEKAEKEGNLEQLEESLAENNKELNRLEAELLAFSDDPDQMIELLRERFVALLQEEADVSNQLTRIENELENSRQLSQKQADQLEKLKEQLATAKEKASQQQAELETAKEKVQKLLADYQASAKEQEEQKVSYQAQQSQLFDCLDSLKNKQARAQSLKNILRNHSNFYAGVKSVLQEKARLGGIIGAVSEHLTFDVHYQTALEIALGASSQHIIVEDENAATKAIDFLKRNRAGRATFLPLTTIKARTISSQNQDAIAASPGFLGMADELVSFDKRLEAIFKNLLATTAIFDTVEHARTAARQVRYQVRMVTLDGTELRTGGSYAGGANRQNNSIFIKPELEQLQKEIAEEEASLRSEEESLKILQDEMAVLAERLEAIKSQGEQARIQEQGLYLAYQQTNQQVEELETLWKLQEEELNRLSEGDWQADKEKCQERLATIASEKQNLEAEIEEIKSNKNAIQERYQNLQEQVAQARLLKSELQGQKRYEVTDIERLSKELDNLDLEQEEIQRLLQEKVDNLEKVDTDLLSQQVEEAKTQKANLQQGLIRKQFELDDIEGQLDDIASHLDQARQQNEEWIRKQTRAEAKKEKVSERLRYLQAQLTDQYQISYTEALEKAHELEDLNLAEQEVKDLEKAIRSLGPVNLDAIEQYEEVHNRLDFLNSQRDDILSAKNLLLETITEMNDEVKERFKSTFEAIRESFKVTFKQMFGGGQADLILTEGDLLTAGVEISVQPPGKKIQSLNLMSGGEKALSALALLFSIIRVKTIPFVILDEVEAALDEANVKRFGDYLNRFDKDSQFIVVTHRKGTMAAADSIYGVTMQESGVSKIVSVKLKDLEETVD, from the coding sequence ATGTATTTAAAGGAGATTGAGATTCAGGGATTCAAGTCCTTTGCTGACAAGACCAAGGTCGTCTTTGACCAAGGTGTGACAGCTGTCGTTGGGCCCAATGGTTCTGGGAAATCAAACATCACAGAAAGTCTGCGATGGGCCTTGGGAGAGTCCAGTGTCAAGAGTCTTCGTGGTGGCAAGATGCCTGACGTTATCTTTGCTGGGACTGAAAGTCGTAAACCGCTCAATTATGCCTCTGTTATCGTGACCTTGGACAATGAAGATGGCTTTATCAAGGATGCGGGGCAAGTTATTAAGGTAGAACGCCATATCTATCGTAGTGGTGATAGCGAGTATCGGATTGATGGCAAAAAAGTTCGCTTGCGTGATGTGCACGACCTTTTCTTGGATACAGGTTTGGGACGGGATTCATTCTCTATCATTTCTCAAGGGAAGGTTGAGGAAATTTTTAACTCCAAGCCCGAAGAACGCCGAGCTATTTTTGAAGAAGCTGCTGGGGTTTTAAAATACAAGACTCGTCGAAAAGAAACAGAAAGCAAACTGCAACAAACTCAAGACAATCTCGACCGCTTAGAAGACATTATCTTCGAGTTGGATAATCAAATCAAGCCCCTTGCAAAACAAGCTGAAAATGCTCGTAAGTTTCTTAACTTGGATGGTCAACGCAAGGCGATTTACTTGGATGTACTGGTTGCTCAAATCAAGGAAAATAAGGCCGAACTAGAGCTGACAGAAGAAGAGCTAACGCAAGTTCAGGAACTCTTGACCAGTTATTACCAAAAACGTGAAGAGTTAGAATGGGAAAATCAAACTCTTAAAAAGAAACGCCAGGATCTCCAAGCTGAAATGGCCAAGGATCAAGGAAGTTTGATGGATTTGACCAGTCTAATCAGTGACTTAGAGCGAAAACTAGCCCTATCAAAACTGGAATCCGAGCAAGTTGCCCTTAATCAACAAGAAGCACAAGCCCGTTTGACGACTTTGGAAGATAAGAGACAGGCTCTAAGTAAGGAAAAGGCTGAAAAAGAAGGGAATTTGGAACAGTTAGAGGAAAGTCTAGCTGAAAACAACAAGGAACTCAATCGTTTAGAAGCGGAGTTGTTGGCATTTTCAGATGATCCTGACCAAATGATTGAGCTCTTGCGTGAACGTTTTGTGGCTCTTTTACAAGAAGAAGCGGATGTCTCAAACCAGTTGACCCGCATCGAGAATGAACTAGAGAACAGCCGTCAGTTATCTCAAAAACAAGCAGATCAACTTGAGAAACTGAAAGAACAACTGGCTACAGCTAAAGAGAAGGCCAGTCAACAACAGGCTGAGCTTGAAACTGCCAAGGAGAAAGTTCAGAAATTATTGGCTGACTACCAAGCTAGTGCCAAGGAACAAGAGGAGCAGAAAGTTTCTTACCAAGCCCAGCAGAGCCAACTCTTTGATTGTCTAGACAGTCTCAAAAACAAGCAGGCTAGAGCCCAGAGTTTGAAAAACATCCTAAGAAATCATAGTAATTTTTATGCGGGTGTTAAGAGTGTTCTTCAAGAAAAAGCCCGTCTTGGTGGGATCATTGGTGCAGTCAGTGAACATTTGACCTTTGATGTGCATTATCAAACTGCCCTAGAGATTGCGCTTGGAGCTAGCAGTCAGCATATCATCGTAGAAGATGAAAATGCGGCAACCAAGGCGATTGATTTCCTCAAACGTAACAGAGCTGGTCGTGCAACCTTTCTTCCACTGACGACTATCAAGGCTCGTACGATTTCTAGTCAGAATCAAGATGCTATCGCAGCAAGTCCAGGCTTCCTTGGTATGGCTGATGAGTTGGTGTCGTTTGACAAGAGATTAGAAGCCATTTTTAAGAATTTGCTAGCTACGACGGCTATCTTTGACACCGTAGAACATGCGCGTACGGCAGCTCGCCAAGTTCGTTATCAGGTTCGCATGGTGACGCTTGATGGTACCGAATTGCGTACAGGTGGTTCCTACGCGGGTGGTGCTAATCGTCAAAACAATAGTATTTTCATCAAGCCAGAGCTGGAGCAATTACAAAAAGAAATTGCTGAAGAAGAAGCTAGTTTGCGATCAGAAGAAGAAAGTTTGAAGATATTGCAAGATGAGATGGCGGTATTGGCAGAAAGATTAGAAGCCATCAAATCTCAGGGTGAGCAAGCTCGTATTCAGGAGCAAGGTTTGTACCTCGCTTATCAACAAACCAATCAGCAGGTCGAAGAACTGGAAACGCTTTGGAAACTTCAAGAAGAGGAATTAAATCGCCTATCTGAAGGAGATTGGCAAGCGGACAAGGAAAAATGCCAAGAGCGCCTTGCAACTATCGCCAGTGAAAAGCAAAATCTGGAAGCTGAGATTGAAGAGATTAAGTCTAACAAAAACGCTATTCAAGAACGTTATCAAAACTTGCAGGAACAAGTAGCGCAAGCACGCTTGCTTAAGTCAGAACTGCAAGGACAAAAGCGGTATGAAGTGACTGATATTGAACGACTAAGTAAGGAATTGGATAATCTGGATCTCGAACAAGAGGAAATTCAGCGCCTTCTCCAAGAAAAGGTTGATAATCTTGAGAAAGTGGATACGGATTTGCTAAGTCAGCAGGTGGAAGAGGCCAAAACTCAGAAAGCCAATCTTCAACAAGGTCTGATTCGCAAGCAGTTTGAATTGGATGATATCGAGGGTCAACTGGATGATATTGCCAGCCATTTGGATCAGGCTCGCCAGCAGAACGAAGAGTGGATTCGCAAACAAACACGTGCTGAAGCCAAGAAAGAAAAGGTCAGCGAACGCTTGCGCTATCTACAAGCTCAATTAACTGACCAGTACCAGATCAGCTACACTGAGGCTCTAGAAAAAGCGCATGAGTTGGAAGACCTCAATCTGGCAGAGCAAGAGGTTAAGGATCTTGAGAAGGCTATTCGCTCACTCGGTCCAGTCAATTTGGATGCTATTGAACAGTACGAAGAAGTCCACAATCGTTTGGATTTCCTAAATAGCCAACGAGATGATATTTTGTCTGCGAAAAACTTGCTTCTTGAGACCATCACAGAGATGAATGATGAGGTTAAGGAACGCTTTAAATCAACCTTTGAGGCTATTCGTGAGTCCTTTAAAGTGACCTTTAAACAGATGTTTGGCGGTGGTCAGGCAGACTTGATATTGACTGAGGGTGATCTTTTAACAGCTGGTGTGGAGATTTCTGTTCAACCACCAGGTAAGAAAATCCAATCTCTCAACCTTATGAGTGGTGGGGAAAAAGCCCTATCAGCTCTGGCTCTGCTCTTCTCAATCATCCGAGTTAAGACCATTCCTTTCGTCATCTTGGACGAGGTAGAAGCGGCGCTGGACGAAGCCAATGTTAAACGTTTTGGGGATTACCTCAACCGCTTTGATAAGGATAGTCAGTTTATCGTCGTGACCCACCGTAAGGGAACGATGGCGGCAGCGGATTCTATCTATGGAGTTACCATGCAAGAATCAGGTGTGTCTAAGATTGTTTCGGTTAAGTTAAAAGATTTAGAAGAAACAGTAGACTAG
- the rnc gene encoding ribonuclease III — protein MKELQTVLKKRFAIEFADKKLLETAFTHTSYANEHRLLKISHNERLEFLGDAVLQLLISEYLYKKYPKKPEGDLSKLRAMIVREESLAGFARDCQFDQFIKLGKGEEKSGGRNRDTILGDAFEAFLGALLLDKDVARVKEFIYQVMIPKVEAGDFEMIKDYKTHLQELLQVNGDVDIRYQVTSETGPAHDKVFDVEVLVEGKSIGKGQGRSKKLAEQEAAKNAVEKGLDSCI, from the coding sequence ATGAAAGAATTACAAACTGTACTAAAGAAGCGTTTTGCAATCGAATTTGCAGATAAAAAGCTACTAGAAACTGCCTTTACTCATACGAGTTATGCTAATGAGCACCGCCTCTTAAAAATTTCACACAATGAGCGCTTGGAATTTTTAGGAGACGCTGTTCTGCAATTATTGATTTCAGAATATCTGTATAAAAAATATCCCAAGAAACCAGAGGGAGATTTGTCTAAACTCCGTGCTATGATTGTCCGTGAGGAGAGTTTGGCTGGTTTTGCGCGTGATTGCCAGTTTGATCAGTTTATCAAGCTAGGAAAAGGAGAAGAAAAGTCTGGTGGGCGCAACCGTGACACCATTCTTGGAGATGCCTTTGAAGCCTTTTTGGGAGCATTGCTTTTGGACAAGGATGTTGCTAGAGTAAAAGAGTTCATCTATCAGGTCATGATTCCCAAGGTTGAAGCAGGTGACTTTGAAATGATTAAGGATTACAAGACGCACCTTCAAGAGTTACTCCAGGTCAATGGAGATGTGGATATTCGCTACCAGGTGACCTCTGAAACGGGACCTGCTCATGATAAGGTTTTTGATGTAGAAGTTCTGGTTGAGGGCAAGAGTATCGGAAAAGGTCAAGGCCGTTCTAAAAAATTGGCAGAACAAGAGGCCGCCAAAAATGCAGTTGAGAAAGGGCTGGATTCATGTATTTAA
- a CDS encoding GMP reductase yields the protein MLNEFPIFDYEDIQLIPNKCVIKSRAEADTSVTLGNHTFKLPVVPANMQTILDENVAEQLAKGGYFYIMHRFDEAGRIPFIKRMHDQGLIASISVGVKDYEYDFVSQLKADAPEYITIDIAHGHADSVISMIQHIKKELPDTFVIAGNVGTPEAVRELENAGADATKVGIGPGKVCITKVKTGFGTGGWQLAALRWCAKAARKPIIADGGIRTHGDIAKSIRFGASMVMIGSLFAGHIESPGKTIEVDGEQFKEYYGSASQYQKGAYKNVEGKRILLPAKGHLQDTLTEMEQDLQSAISYAGGRKVADLKHVDYVIVKNSIWNGDASH from the coding sequence ATGTTAAATGAATTTCCAATTTTTGATTACGAAGATATTCAGTTGATCCCAAACAAATGTGTCATTAAAAGCCGTGCAGAAGCAGACACGAGTGTCACACTTGGAAATCACACTTTCAAACTACCTGTTGTTCCAGCCAATATGCAGACGATTTTGGATGAGAATGTTGCAGAGCAACTGGCTAAAGGCGGATACTTCTACATTATGCACCGTTTTGATGAAGCGGGGCGCATTCCTTTTATCAAACGCATGCACGACCAAGGCCTCATTGCTTCCATTTCTGTCGGTGTCAAGGATTACGAGTATGATTTTGTTAGCCAACTCAAGGCTGATGCTCCTGAGTATATCACGATTGATATTGCTCATGGTCATGCGGATAGCGTGATTTCTATGATTCAACACATCAAGAAAGAATTGCCAGATACTTTTGTCATTGCTGGCAATGTGGGGACACCAGAAGCTGTTCGTGAATTGGAAAATGCCGGTGCGGATGCTACTAAGGTTGGAATCGGTCCTGGTAAGGTTTGTATCACCAAAGTCAAGACTGGTTTTGGTACAGGTGGCTGGCAATTGGCTGCCCTACGTTGGTGTGCTAAGGCTGCGCGTAAACCAATCATTGCTGATGGTGGGATTCGTACTCATGGTGATATAGCCAAGTCTATCCGTTTCGGTGCCAGCATGGTCATGATCGGTTCCCTATTTGCAGGACATATCGAAAGCCCAGGGAAAACGATCGAAGTTGATGGGGAACAGTTCAAAGAATACTATGGTTCAGCTTCACAGTATCAAAAAGGCGCTTACAAAAATGTGGAAGGCAAACGCATCTTACTGCCTGCTAAAGGACATTTGCAAGACACCCTTACTGAGATGGAGCAGGACTTGCAAAGTGCTATTTCCTACGCAGGTGGACGCAAGGTTGCTGACCTCAAACACGTTGATTATGTTATCGTGAAAAACTCTATCTGGAATGGGGATGCATCCCACTAA